The Pomacea canaliculata isolate SZHN2017 linkage group LG14, ASM307304v1, whole genome shotgun sequence genomic sequence GTATGCGTTCCGCACCACCGTAAAGTCTCCAGCAATGCCTCCACTTAATGCCATCGTGTCTCTCTCTTTAACATAGCTTGTGTAACGCTGACGCTAAGGCTGTCCGACTTGTTTCAGTATTAGTGAAACTAAAGCAAAAAGCTCCTCCGAGCAGAAAACAAATGGAATATCCAAACTACAGAATAAACAGGCGTCCATGTTGACGCCCCGTCATATCACGTGATATGCGCCTGACAttctagtaaaataaaattaggttCTTCATGTACTTTGATATTACTGGTATTTTATAGAAGGCATATCTTCTTCAGTCATGTTCAAACTTCTTTATTgctaaactaaaaactaaagtAGGGTTCGTGCTAATCATGTGACATGCCAGGGACAATAACCGTGATTTCTTGAGTGGCATCGTCTTCACTGGCGAGGAAGaggtaaaatgtttttcgtttTCAGCGGCCGTTTTTCATTACTAATTAATTATCATACGTAGTAAATAGCATACATTTCAGATTACTGATCAACAAAGTATTCATGTATTTGATTCAGCAAATAATACTTTCTTCCAGGTTTGTGGAACTATGACAGGACAAGGCATTGAGCGCATACCAGACTCTCTCGGTTACCTGGTTCTGACAGAAGAGGGTGCTGTTGTTAGTGTGAGTGTAAATGCTGAGAGACACAAAATCATCTGAGTAATAAACGTTTGTAGCAACTCAAATCATATCTATGTTTTAGGCCTTTTTTTAATCACACCTGCATACTTACACATCAGGTGGTAGGTATTCTTTTGAAGTGATGTGTAAGACGTAATAAACGACAATCAGTGGATttaggctctctctctcacacacacacatgtaaattGGAAAAGCCGACATCTGGGTGGTTAGAGCACCAGTGCCAAGGCCGGAGGTGCACACACTATTTCTGGTTTATTACAACTGAGGTGTGGTATACAGTGTATCATGGAATACTGTCTCATTGAATCCAATTGTTTAATGAATACCTGACCCCTGAATAGGTTTGAGGAAGGGCAGATCAGCAAGGGAGAAAATAGATGAGCACTGCccttacaaaaaacaaataacacctGATTCACCAACTACCAGAATTTCACAtacctttttgtcttttaaatctTCAAAAGAATACACTGACAGAAGTAAAAAGTAAGTGCAAACAATAGACTCAATAAACCCTGTCAGGGGCCACAGCTATAAAGTTAGAGAAAGTATTTTCCCCAGGGAAAAAGATACCTTAGGAAAAGAATCTTGTTTTCGCACCATCATATACAATTTTCCTGCTTGTGCTgggtacaaataaaaattaaggcagtttaaaaattttaaccttttgtttgaaacaaaacaGCATTGGTTCAGCACTGTGGCGTTCACCAAAAACAATTGATGCATTTCATCAAACTTTGTCAAAAGAATTCTATGTGAGATAAGAACTCTGAATGTAGTTCATGTAGGGTAGtagtgttgtttatttatttacagttatcTATTTATTTACAGTTAAGGTCATTTACTTTAGACATGGTAGCTACTTCAGTATATagtgctttgtttttaaattttgtcttaACCCAATCTGTGTTGTAGTGAATAATGGAGCTCATTACAACAATGGTGATTGGTTTTGATGTTATATATTTGATACACTTCCATTGTATATTCAATTGAATTTCCGATTCCTGTCACCTTCAGTATACTTCTGATGCACTGGATAAGATTGTATTATCTCTTTTGGTTTTCATTGTGGGTAGTTTGGTATGCAACAGTTTACACCTGTTACCAATACAGCAAGGGCTGGATGTTATGGGCTCAGTTATTGTCttaggcatgctgttctttccttgcatgtggcatctgtttacagggctagctatATAGCCCTAGCTGCTGACACAGTGTAAAAACATCAAGTCCACTCCGcaccttcccctctcccccttgGTGTTCATCCTACTTGTAAGGTTCTTCGGTGGTGAAGCAAATTATGTCAGATGCTGCAATATTCTACATTTATTGTTGGTTGATGgcttgatgatgataatatatGGCACATACAACATATAGTAAAGttagtttttttaagaaatgttaattttatagCATTTTTCAAGAATGGTATGCTATATTTCATGCTTATATTATGTAAGTTGATATATAAACTACagggaaaaaactgtttctgatAATGACCTCTTTGTCAGTCTCTCATTTACACTCACTAAAAATGTATGAAGTTcacattcaaacaaaatttttcttaaatattgaTTCAGTCAGGTGGTGATTTGGAAAATGACGAGAATGTGGCCAACAAGATCACCAAAATGGTGTATTCTGCTGTAAAGCTGGTCAACTTAAATGACAGGAAAGACTCTTTTAAGAGACTTACAGGTATTTTCAGCATATGTGTACTTAGCATCAttcttaaataaatgtaaagagaCATTAAGGGTTTCCATCATTAATTCTGTATTCTCCAGGTTAGGGACATTTTTGCttgatacatatttatttttctggttttttattttttgtttgtttgttttttttaatttgaaatctGTCTGGAAACTAGTACTAATGGCTTTCAAAGTGTTAATTAGTTGAAGTGCTAAAAtgtgtgacttttttttcatttattataataatcataTGATAATATCACAAGTAAAGTATTGTGTCCCAGTATGCATGTAAATCGAATAAGCACAATCACGATTACCTGCTACTTGCATAAGGCGAATCAAGACCTACATTCGCTTACAGCTTATTGATATTCTGCATGCACAATGCTCTACTTGGTCTTCATTAGCTTGCCACAGCTAGCAGCAGGATCAACTGTTGGTATATTTTAGAAACAGCCAAAATCTCATGGCATTTCAGTGAATGAGAAGCAAGGTTAACTACTTCCTACCGTAAGCTGGTTCTTTCTATACATCAAGCTCTCATCTCGGAGGTGTCACCTTCTTAATTAGGAAATTATTATCTTAAGGTTAGGTATTTGACCGTATTGTAGTCGAGATGCAAGTAACTCAAAACGTGAGgctctgacctttgactttgGCATGTTTGTGTGACTACTAGTGGCATGggagacaaaaaagagaatacAATAAGCAATGGGCTGGATAAACGATTAATCAGAGAGCAGACGGGCTTTGATTAGTCGACTACAAAAGAAAGTTGTATCTTATAATGATGTAACAtatgcaaaagtttaaaatgatgAGTCAGTAAATGTGTGGGCAAGGATAGCTTTCGCATTTCAACATTGGTTGTGGAGATTACCCTCGAACACCTTGCTTATCTGGTAATCACAGTGGCACTGTGACTCAACATCAAAAAAAGATCACATGGGGAGTCATCACTCAAAAGGTGAATATCTGCGGGGTGCCACAAAGAAGTGCCCTCAAtgcaaagacaaataaagagccttgaaaggtaaatatttacagatatAGTTTGTGTTCAGTCAAAGATTGTATTGCATTTATTACATCAGTACATTGATAGCCCAGATGCTGCATAATTACTTGAGACAAAACAAAGTGCCTACACACATGCTAATAGCACACACAATAGCAGTTGGAGGATGACACATTGCAGTAGATGTTGAAAACTGTTTAATATATGCACTGACCATGGTGATTTAAACGCACAAAATATAAAGTCATTGACAAGTGACAAGTATTATTAATACCAGAGGTTACTTGTAAGTCTGCTGTGACTAAACGAAGTGCTCAGTTACAAGACAAAGTGGCACATCATAAAAGAAAGCatagtttgatttaaaaaaaaaagtaatttcaggtgttaaaggaaaaaatgattttgtgtgtgtgtgtgtgtattgctTCTGCATTCGcctgaatttaataaaacaagttccACAACAACATGTTGAGATAGTGACTAAATATCGATTTCCTGACAATCTACTAATTGCAACAAGAAACCAGATTCCTCGGATCGACACCAATGTGACTAGCTTATCACTTGTGACTGTATACTTGTAATCAAAATATagaaacacatgcaaacaaatgtttaactTTTAAAGGGACTTTTCTGCTCTTCCCTCTCATtcttacccacacacacacatacatacatactcatatctgcttttatatgcatgtatataacCCACACACAAATTAATCATGTACATCCACAGGAAAAAGACACCAAACCATCTAAATTTAAGACtaaaaaaagagacaattaAAACCATACACTGCCATGGTGAGCCAGACAGGCCTCCGTGATAGGTGAAAATCTGCAAAGTAGTGGCATTATAATTTGTTAATATGTATTTGAAGGTTTTTATTAACCACTCCTACAATCTGGTAAACCTTTACCAATCTCTTATTATTAATCTCATGTTAGCCAGCTTGCATAAGGGGTAGTGGTGTACAACAAGGTAATCGTCCCCTGATAAAATACCcgtaaatactttattttattttgatttattattctttcaatATGTTTGAATTAATATTCTTTCACTGGCGAgatgttgttgcagccctatgctcctcaaggagcaagcaacaaggaataaactaaacaaactaatattcttttaatgtgtttgaataaatatttaaaagatttttatacttgaacattttttggcaaaaataatgaaaactataaatattatataaatatctgTACAGAGCGAAAACTATCCAATacagaattatatttttaaaaaaacatgatacAGTGAAGCCACAATAAGTGAATCTTGATTCTTTGTTCGTTATTTCATTGTATTAGCTTATTACTGTTACTATCAGACTTGTCCTGTTTTATCACCATTTCCTGATCATTAATGTTATAagcacttttgtttatttgtgttgtgtgttaaaCACAGACTCATACCaggtttttatataaatatttgtgtatgatgatgatgatgatgtctatttgtaatgcgcaggtatccattcagaagaatgctcattgcgcagcaaaaaacaaaaaaaaaataaaaaattaaaaaaaaagaagagaaagataaagtgaacaaatatataaaacaccagaaaagtaaaaataaagacagaagtgttacttggttgtttaagtctgtcttaaataaacagatgggtcttcagtcttttttcgaaacgtggttggtgaggtgatggtggagagtgacgatggcagagcattccacagcttaggtgccgcatttttgaaggccctggctccagtgcgcttcttgttggtgtctttcactgcagggagacaaaagcgtgactgggagcctgagcgcaggctacgtgacggctggtaaggaggaactatctcttgcaaatagtcaagagcagttttagacatgcaggactgagcaatcgaaagtactttgtggtcaatgcACTTATTCATTTGGAGACAATGAAGGCTCTGTATGATaggggtgatgtgctcagtggacgactttgcacgggtgacaatcctggcggctgtgttttgaactctttggagtcgatccaactgagtagcaggtataccccacaatgcactaTTACAGTATAACCCCCCTCCCTTCACATATTTGCTTATAGTTTTGGTTGATTAGTGTTTTAGCCACTTTTCTTAGTAGTGTAGTGTTATTACTTTTCTTCTAACAATTTAACCTTTCGTTAAGTTAATTTTGTAATAGTATCTTTCTGTAGACATTCTAGTATTTTTATAGTAAcactttcttaaaatgtttataccatTTGAAGGATATTTCTACCATTTATTTTAAGTCAAACACTGAATACTGTATAGTACAATTAGTTTATTATGTGCAACTACCACTGAAACACTCTCAATTTCACTTTGCTCCCTTGCCAATCATAATTGTGATTGTAAAGTTGAACAATTGTCGGTCCCATAGATTGTTAGTCAACAactacctatatatatatatcatttccacacacatatgtatattaCTGCCCCTTCAACACATGCATACTCATGTGTGCTTGTATAAGTATGTAagctacacacacactggtttatatatatataatctctaTACACACgtacatctgcttatatatataacatataccccaccccacccccatatgtgtgtgtgtaaacctcacacacactccttACAGCAGGAAATAATGCCTACACGGAAAAAAGAGTGAGCGTTTGTAGAGTTTTCCTGGACATAGGAAAAGCCTATGATATAGTCTGGCACGAGGGCCTGCTCCAGAAATTCCTATGCATAGGCACCCCTTGTACAAATAGTCCAATTAATTAAATCCTTCCTATCATAAAATATCAGTAAGAGTTGAAGATCAAACTTCCAGCGAGGTATTACTAAATAATTGAGAATCTCAGGGAAATGTCCTCAGACCATTAACGTTCAATATAATGATTGCAGACCTCCCCAAAAGCATCAAACGTGAATTTGCGGATGACACATCCCTTTTAGAAAAAGTGGAAATACCTATTACAATCCGAACAGGCCTAAAATCAGGAATAAATAGGATATAAGAAGATCTAcataaaagaatgaaatggTTTAAATATAATTGGTTTAGACTCTCACTGGAAATAACCGGggaataaatgtaaatatcttCTTAACGTCTACCAGGCCCGCATTATGTCTAAACTACTATGCATAGCTCCACTGCCTGTCCACCTTAGATCAAACCAGATAGCTAAATTTCAGTCAGTTCAGGCCAGGGTGCTTAAAGTAGTATTGAAAGTACCTTCATACACACCAAACCTAGCAGTAATGCCAGAAACCTATAGAATTAATGCTCAAGGAAATGACAGCCAATTACTACTACAAGATGCAATGTCTCACGCCAGACCATCCAGTTTAGCAAATTCATTTACAACCCACAGGCTCCAAACAGGCCACCCCAGTCCACAACCCATGATTGACAACCAGCCTAGCCATGCTTTGATGTTCCTAAAGCCAAACAGGTCTGACCAAACCAAAATAGCTAGAATGAGGCATAGCAGAGAATACCTAGCAAGATGTAAAGACCCTATTTCTTGACTGTGGGAATAGACGTAGCACCCCACATATGTAATGAAAATAAACCAGAAATATAAGAACTAAGacatttttaagataaataCAGACTGGCATTAAACCATAATAACTTCCTCAAACCTCAAGCCATTAGGATTGCGAGGATAGTAAGGTGATaaattgtttgtatgtttgtcagtaattttttcttattctgtctACAAGTTTCTTGGTTACATGTATTtgactgtaggtttgttttgtaatcttttttgTGTAGTGAATTCAGCACATATCTACATGCCTTTATCATTAtccaatataaataatatatatattttatttttgatcagTAGGTGCCTGAATTTGAATCAAGTGGCCATCGATAAATCCAACTACATTTGGAAATTCATAAGCCCAATGTATCTGCCCCTTTGTCATCTCAGTACAACCTTGATTCGACAATGAAATTTCTTTAGGTGCTCGGTGATGAAAAACATTGGTGATTCTTGCCACAGGATGACTAACAGTTCAGTTATCTATACCAGTAAATTCTCCACACACTTATTGAAAGTTTAATGTGACAAAATATCATAGAGTGATGAGCATTGCAGTAAAGCTGTTAGTGTACCTTGCCGATTGGTGACATCAAACTCGCATTCCCCTTCATTAATCAGCGTCACAATGTTCTCTCATCTAACACAAAATTTACAATACCACTCTAAGTCATCAAACTCTTCAAATGGGTTCGATCTGTCTTGAAACACCCAATTTTGTCTCAGCAATCAACGTTGTCGCCACTGAAACACCATGGGGGTCGGCATATTTCTTTTCGGGTGGTGACTTATTCAGCCCCGAGACCTCTGTGGTCAGCCAGGCCAGATAGTGTCTCTGGGCTCCCATGCATATGATTTTGTTGCAAATAGGCACCCACATAAGCACTAAACTCATTTAAAATccttctccggtctacatgcatacggggcctgaCGTTAAAACTGAAgtgtgaaacaaaagaaaaaagttcataGACTTGATGAAAATTCTATTTTGATATATTCAAAGCTAGATATGTGTGAAACCTGTATATTAACCACAAGTGAAAACTCTTGCCGCCTCCTTTTAGTAAATATGCTTTGCTTGTTTTTACAGTTATAGttgttaatataattttttttattttcaccttccCAAACAAAACCTTTCTTATTGATTTGAACACTCCTCTCTTTGTTTCAGTTGTGTTCGACAATTTTCTGTATGCAATTACAATCTCCAATCACAAGATCATGATCAGCAAGCGAAAATATGTTCCACAGGATCCTGTATCTGTGTGAAACTGCCAGAAGATCACAGAAGTGTCTACAAATTAAAAACCTTACCATGGTTGTTTGATTTTCTTCATGAAAAATTAGTATCTGATTATGTCCTGCTTGTACAAAAGTTGAAAGGAAGtttagtgtgtatatatatatacctctctctttatatatatatgtatataatgtgAGTGTAAGACAAGTGAATGAAATAAGActacatttataaattatatcttttattaaagtttatttgtatagTTCTCATTTAGTGTCTGATCACCTGTGAAACTGTTATTTTGTTAAAACTATTGACCAAACTAAATAATGAAGATTAACAGGTTCATTGGTATAATGGAAGTTTAAgctagcttttgtttttgtgtgtgcaccttttttttttcttttttttttccttcgcaTGTATGCACTTTCgtctgtatgcatgtgtgtaagagagagagataatgcTAACCAGTTATATCAAAATACATTAAGCTTGCTGCTGGCAGGGATATGCACTATAGAAgttcttattattgttattcatGAAAAGTTTAAAGCAACATTAGGAGGTACTCAATGAAGGTTATGTTCATTAAACTCTAAACCCATCAATCTTAATAAAGCTCTTGTTTggatacacatttatttttcttttacttcaaaatGGTTGCTAAGTGATAATTATGGTTAAGATGCACTTCTGTCACTTTTAAATAGGCAGTCATAATAGTGACATCAAACTAGAAGTTTACAAGTGCCTCTGGAATTATACCAGATATTATGAGGCAAGTTATTAAAGGAAGTTTTACCACATGCAACCAGTAAAGCATCATCAGCTTTCAGCAGTTTTTATCTAACAtctgtattttctcatttatctGTCAATGTCACTGAGGTTGCCTCTATTCTGTCACCTGTTATTCATTCTCTGGCAATCCATCTGTCTTGTGTAGGGCGATTTGGTAGCGCAACAGTTagtgtctgtcaccaatacactgagggTTGGCtctcctgggttcagctcttctctgcagcggtccggtggcgcaacggttagcgctgttagcgcctgtcaccaatacagtgaaggttggctgccctgagttcatttctcgtctcgggcacgctgatctttctctgcacgtggcatctgtttacagggctggctgcttgccgtaatatagccttagctgctgacacggcgtaaaacaccaattccttcCCCCCCCcaattttccttttctattaAAGCCTTCCTGTGGTAACCGTAACATAAATCTAGGTTGACTTCAGAAAGTGCACGACAACAGATAGGAATAGTTATTGTGAATGTATGCTGGGTTTCTATGCTATTCACTGACTTAGTACAGTAAACAAGTAGAACCTATTGCCATTCAAATTGTGGAacgtttacatggctggctgctttgtcgtgATGTAGCCTTACTGATGCTGCTGACACAATGTAAAAACCACTTTGCCTCCATCTCTCCTAACCTTTCAGTGGTTGGCAAGTATTATGAGACAGCACTTGCCAGACACGTATTAAACTTAGACTTCTGTACACAATCTGCAGGGCTACATTTGTATGAAAGGCGACAGGGTCATTGAGCGTTCAGCAGGCATTGGAGACTTCCAAAAAAAGCGTTTTCATCATCCTACATGGAACCTAAGATTGACAACTTTGTTGGGAGCGCTGTCGCTACCCTCGTGAGTCACCAGGAACATCTGTCAACAATGAAATGGTGCAAGCTGCATTGCTTTGGGCGTGTGATCTGGCACGACTCTCCAAGACCGTCTTAGAGGATCCCTTGGTCGCCATCGAGGTGGACAGAGACAAAAAATCTGGctgggaaaaataaaagatgggaCTAAACCCATTCAAGACTAGTAACGCAGTGCACTTATGTTTTATATGTACTTTGCgaagtttgtaattttatgtacacTTATTACTGTGCTAcggtcacaaaagtacatttagttttgaattgtaatgaaccAAATGCTTTAATTTAAATTAGAAATTCACGGTACAGAGTGATTTAGGCTTTGGTGGTCCGCCCTACTTGTTTACTTGAGGAAGGTGGTCCGCCTACTTGTTTACTTGAGTAAGGTGGTCCGCACTACTTGTTTACTTGAGTAAGGTGGTCCGCACTACTTGTTTACTTGAGTAAGGTGGTCCGCACTACTTGTTTACTTGAGTAAAGTGGTCTGCGGTGTGAACTACTTTGAGAACTGCTGTAGAGGGTTGATGAAGGTAAGACTAGGGAGAGATGGACACCGCCCACAAGCTGGCTCCGAAATAAGTGAGGACAAGAACATCAAATATCGTCAACACAAAGATCGCCATGATGCCAGCTTCTACACATTTCACTTGCTACGCCGTACTCCAAGCATCGTGACGACTAACGATGCTAATATCACTTGAATTATCAAAATAGGTTTATCATATTTTTCCCCACCCATCCAGCCTTGTTAGGCCTGGTGCACACAGGTGATCATGAAATAGTAGGGAAGATGGAATCAAGCTCTCAGAAAGGTCTAAAAATTACTGGACTTTTCCATACACACAGTTGATATATATGGTCTTAGTGACATGTCTGATCTGTATACTTTCCCGCCTTTTCACACATTTACAAGGGTGCCTTATATCAACttttatgctcaatattttttagaaaatatcaCCGGCATTGGTTGCTATTTCCTTTTTTCGGGCAGGGATGTAATTAGTGACTGCATTCTTTAAGGCGTTTAAGCCATACGGTGTGTTCCCAGATTCTTTGGCACAGGACAGTGAgggcctttgtagtttcttcccaCACGCTGCCTGAGCGGCTCAGCTGTCACATTATCAACTCGCGACTTTCTTCCCTTCAGACTACGTACAGCTCTTTTGACCTCCTCccgtaggtctgcaggttcagtCTCTAGCCTGGTAGTTTTACAGGATGTTGGCGTCTTTAGCTGGAAGTTCTAAAGGTCCATACAGTACTCAGTCCAATGAGTACAGcattgttttagttgttttttttttttgttttgttttaaatgtgagAAAGTGACCATTACGGTCTTCGGTGACTGAGCTCTCGTGCTGATCTGTCATAGTAAGGGTCTTTAACAGTTGGTATGCATTTTGCTGTCACCTCGTGCCATTCCATCCTCTATTTCGGCATTGGCTCTCAATCCAGTTCTTTCTAGCTGCCTTCATCtctttcttgatggcacagttcacttctttctattttgtaGCTGCTTCcggtttgttttccttttctattaggagcggtccggtggcgcaacggttagcgcctgtcaccaatacagtgaaggttggctgcccagagttcatttctcgtctcgggcacgctgttctttctctgcacgtggcatctgtttacagggctggctgcttgccgtaatatagcctcagttgctggcacggcgtaaaacaccaattccttcccccccccccaactttCCTTTTCTATTAAAGCCTTCCTGTGGTAACAGTAACATAAATATCTAGGTTGTCATTCGTGACCCATTGCTGTTTTtgacagtggaacctcggttaacgaacacaatccattctggaaagttgttcattatccgaaatgttcgtaatccgaaacaatttttcatactaagaaataaaggaaatagatttaattggtccCCAGCCCCtattgactcgctaatatttgaaagttacaggctgtataggtatttttttttatgagaacagctataatacaatataaatggagttaaataagcataaaaacattga encodes the following:
- the LOC112555260 gene encoding ragulator complex protein LAMTOR4-like, with the protein product MTGQGIERIPDSLGYLVLTEEGAVVSSGGDLENDENVANKITKMVYSAVKLVNLNDRKDSFKRLTVVFDNFLYAITISNHKIMISKRKYVPQDPVSV